Genomic DNA from Chromatiales bacterium:
CCGAACCAGCTGCCCAGCGTCGCCGGGAACAGGATGATGCTCGACGCGAAGATCGGCGGAATCACCCCGGCCATGTTCAGCTTCAGCGGCAGGTGGCTCGACTGGGCCGCGTACAGCTTGCGGCCCTGCTGGCGCTTGGCGTAGTTCACCGTGATGCGACGCTGACCGCGCTCGGCGAACACCACGAAGGCCGTCACTGCCAGGGCCATCGCCACCAGTAGCAACACCACCGGGATCGACAGCTGCCCGGTGCTGGCCAGCTCCAGCGTGCCCGCAAAGGCCGCCGGAAGGCCGGCCACGATACCCGCGAAGATGATCAGCGAGATACCGTTGCCCACCCCGCGCTCGGTGATCTGCTCACCCACCCACATCAGGAACAGGGTGCCGGTCACCAGTGTGATCGTCGTGGTGAAGACGAACGCCAGGTTCGTCTGACCATCGGCATGCCCCAGGTCCACACCCTGCCCGTCCAGGGCGAAGGAGATACCGATCGCCTGGAACAGGGCCAGCACCACGGTGCCGTAGCGCGTGTACTGCGTAATCTTGCGCTTGCCGCGCTCGCCTTCCTTGCGCAGCTGCTCCAGCGAGGGCACCACGTGCGTCATGAGCTGCATGACGATCGCCGCCGAGATATACGGCATGATGCCCAGCGCGAACACGGAGAAACGCTCCAGCGCCCCGCCACTGAACATGTTGGCCAGGTCCAGGAAGGTGCCGCTGTTCTGGCTGAAGAAATCGGCCAGGGCCGTCGGTTCGATCCCCGGGATCGGCACGAAGGTGCCGATACGGTAGACGATCAGCGCCAGCAGCACGAACACGAGTCGCTGACGAAGCTCCTTCACCTTGCCCAGCCCACCGAGGGCCGCGGCGTTCGCACCCTTGGCTGCCACTTAGTCCTCGACCTTACCGCCGGCCGCCTCGATGGCCGCGCGTGCACCCTTGGTGACGCCCAGGCCCTTGACCGTAACGGCCTTTTCCAGGCTGCCGGAGACGATCACCTTGGCCTTCTCGGTCTGCGCCGGGACGATATGGGCCGCCTTCCGGGCCGCCAGATCGATCACGTCCGCTTCCACCTTGGCCAGCTCGTTCAGGCGCACTTCCGCACGGGTGGCGGCGGCACGCGAGGTGAAGCCGATCTTCGGCAGGCGGCGCTGCAGCGGCATCTGGCCGCCTTCGAAACCGACCTTGTGGAAACCGCCGGAACGCGACTTCTGACCCTTGTGGCCACGGCCACCGGTCTTGCCGAGGCCGGAGCCGATGCCACGACCCGGGCGCTTGCCGTTGGGGCGGCTGCCCGGAGCAGCCTTGATGGTATTCAGGCGCATCTTAGGCTTCCTCAATCTTCAGCATGTACGAGATCTTGTTGATCATTCCGCGGTTTTCCGGGGTGTCCAGCACTTCCACCGTGTGGTGCATGCGGCGCAGACCCAGACCGCGCGCGCAGGCCTGATGGTTCTTCAGACGACCATTCAGACTGCGGACCAGGGTAACCTTGACCTTGTTCGCGTTCGCCATGACCTTAACCCGTAATCTCTTCGACTTTCTTGCCGCGCTTGGCGGCAATGCTTTCCGGCGACGCCATGGCGGCCAGGCCACCGATGGTGGCACGCACCACGTTCATCGGGTTGCGCGAGCCGATGCACTTGGCCAGCACGTTGCGCACCCCGGCAACCTCGAACACGGCACGCATGGCGCCACCGGCGATGATACCGGTACCTTCGGAGGCCGGCTGCATGAAGACCTTGGCCGCACCATGGCGGTGGGTCATCGGGAACTGCAGCGTGCCTTCCTTCAGGGAGACGGTGCACATGTTCTTGCGCGCCTTCTCCATCGCCTTCTGGATGGCCACCGGCACTTCACGCGCCTTGCCATAACCGAAGCCGACCTTGCCATTCCCATCGCCGACCACAGCCAGGGCGGTGAAACCGAACTGGCGGCCACCCTTGACCACCTTGGCGACTCGATTGACGGCGACCAGCTTTTCCTGCAGGCCGTCGGTATTGGACGAATTATCGAAATTTGCCATTGGTCTAACCCTTTAGAATTCCAGGCCGCTTTCGCGGGCAGCATCAGCCAGAGCCTTCAGACGGCCGTGGTACTTGAACCCGGACCGGTCAAAGGCCACTGCCGATACGCCCTTGGCCTTGGCACGCTCAGCAATCAGCTTGCCCACTGTCGTGGCAGCATCGCAGTTGCCGGTCGCCTTCAGGCCCTTCTTCACATCCGCCTCGACGGTGGATGCGGCGGCCACGACCTCGGAGCCATTAGGTGCGATCACCTGGGCGTAAATGTGACGCGGGGTCCGGAACACGCACAGACGGTGCTGACCCAGCTCACGAATCTTGGCACGGGCCTTGCGGGCGCGGCGCAAACGAGTAGCTTTCTTATCCATCGCTTCAGACCCTTACTTCTTCTTGGCTTCCTTACGGATGATCTGCTCACCCGCGTATTTGACACCCTTACCCTTGTAAGGCTCCGGCGGACGGAAACCACGGATTTCGGCGGCCACCTGACCCACCACCTGCTTGTCGGCGCCCTTGACGACGACTTCGGTCTGGCTCGGGGTTTCGACGGTGATCCCTTCCGGCACCTCGTAGTTGATCGGGTGCGAATAACCCAGCGCCAGGTTAAGCACCTTGCCCTGGGCCTGGGCACGATAACCCACGCCGACCAGCTCGAGCTTGCGCTCGAAGCCCTGGCTAACGCCAGTAACCATGTTGTTCACCACGGCACGCATGGTACCGGCCATGGCATAAAATGCATCGTTGCCACCACGGGGCGCGAAGTTGAGGACCTTGTCGTCCTTCTGCACTTCCACGTCGTCGTGGATGCGGTACTCGAACTGGCCCTTGGGACCCTTGATCGACAGCACCTGGCCGTTGACGTTCACATCGACGCCGGACGGCAGTTCAATCGGTTTCTTAGCTACGCGTGACATCGCTCACCCCTTACTCGACCGTGCAGAGCACTTCGCCGCCATGGCCCGCTTCACGGGCAGCGCGATCGCTCATGACACCTTTGGACGTGGAGACAATGGCGACACCCAGCCCGCCAAGCACGGTCGGGATTTCGTCCTTGCCACGGAACACACGCAGGCCCGGGCGACTCACGCGCTTGAGCTTGGCGATAACCGGCTTGCCATCGTAGTACTTGAGCGAAACCACGAGGCTGCGCTTGTTGCCTTCCTGCTCCTCGACCTTGAAGTCGGCAATATAGCCTTCGTCCTTCATGACCTGCGCAATGGCGGCCTTGAGGGAGGAAGCGGGCATGGAAACCTGGACCTTGCCGGCCTGCTGACCATTGCGGATGCGGGTCAGCATGTCGGCGACCGGATCAGACATACTCATTGTATCGATATCCTCTAGTTAAGAATGATTACCAGCTGGACTTGACCAGGCCCGGCACATCGCCGCGCATGGCGGCTTCGCGGAGCTTGTTACGGCCAAGACCGAACTTGCGATAGTAGCCGTGCGGACGGCCAGTCAGGTTGCAGCGATTGCGCTGACGGGACGGGCTCGCATCACGCGGCAGCTTCTGCAGCTTGGCGACGGCCTCCATACGCTGCTCGAAGTCAACGCTCGGATCCTTGATGATTGCCTTCAGCTCAGCACGCTTGGCGGCGTACTTGGCTACCGTCTTGGTGCGCTTGAGTTCGCGCTGCAACATGGAAGTCTTTGCCATTCGCCTAACCTCAGTTCTTGAACGGGAAGTTGAAAGCCTGCAGCAGGGCGCGGGCTTCCTCATCCGTCTTCGCGGTGGTGGTCACGGTGATATCCATGCCACGCAGCGCGTCGATCTTGTCGTAATCGATTTCCGGGAAGATGATCTGCTCCTTCACGCCCATGCTGTAGTTGCCACGGCCATCGAAGGACTTGCCATTCAGTCCACGGAAATCACGGATACGCGGGATCGAGATATTGATCAACCGATCCAGGAATTCGTACATACGCTCACGGCGCAGGGTCACCTTGCAGCCGATCGGCCAACCGTCACGGATCTTGAAGCCAGCGACGGACTTCCGCGCCAGGGTCACGACAGGCTTCTGACCGGAAATCTTGATCATGTCGCCGACGGCATTGTCGATGATCTTCTTGTCAGCGACAGCCTCGCCCAGACCCATGTTGAGCGTGATCTTGGTGATACGCGGCACTTCCATGACGCTCTTATAGCCAAAACGCTCCATGAGCTGGGCCACCACGGTATCACGATAATAATCTTTGAGTCGTGCCATTGCCGTTTACCTTTATGCGTCCACTACTTCTTCGTTGGACTTGAAGTAACGGACCTTGCGGCCGTCCTCCAGAATCTTGAATCCAACGCGGTCACCCTTGCCGGTGGCCGGGTTGTACAGCATCACATTGGACACATTCAGGGGCATTTCCTTTTCGATAATGCCACCGGAAACACCCTGAGCCGGATTCGGCTTCTGGTGTTTCTTGACCATGTTGATGCCCTGCACGACGATCTTGTCGTTATCCATCACACGCTGGACGGTGCCACGACGGCCCTTGTCCTTGCCCGCGATCACGACTACTTCGTCACCTTTACGAATTCTGTTCATTTTTCACCCCCGCCTTACAGCACTTCAGGCGCAAGAGAAATGATCTTCATGAAACGCTCGGTACGCAGTTCACGCGTCACCGGGCCGAAGATACGGGTGCCGATCGGCTCAAGCTTGTTGTTGAGCAGCACGGCAGCATTGCCGTCAAAACGGATCAGCGAACCATCAGGGCGACGCACGCCCTTGGCGGTGCGAACCACGACCGCATTGTACACTTCACCCTTCTTCACCTTGCCGCGCGGGATCGCGTCCTTGACGCTCACCTTGATAATGTCGCCGATACCGGCGTAGCGGCGATGCGAGCCACCCAACACTTTGATGCACTGAATTCTGCGCGCACCACTGTTGTCGGCCACATCCAAAACGGTCTGCATCTGAATCATGGCGCTGTTCCGCTTGTCTGTTCGTTTTTAACCTGTTACTCGCTCGCGCGCTCGACGACCTTAACCAGAGACCAGGTCTTGGTTTTGGACATCGGGCGACACTCGCGGACCATGACCGTATCACCGGTCTTGCACTCGTTGTTGGCATCATGCGCATGCAGCTTGGTGGAGCGACGCACATACTTGCCATACAGCGGATGGCGAACACGGCGCTCTACGAGCACGGTGATCGTCTTGTCCATCTTGTCGGACACAACGCGCCCGGTGACGGTGCGCTCAAGTTTGGTTTCTTCACTCATGACAGCCATCACCCGTTACGTTTCTTTTCGTTCAGGACCGTCTTGATGCGCGCGATATCGCGACGCACGCTCTTGATCTGGCTGGGCGACTGCACCTGGCCAACGGCCTTCTGCATGCGCAGCTTGAACTGGTCCTCGAGCTTGCTCAGCAGCTCACCCTGGAGCTCGTCGACGCTCTTTTCACGAAGTTCGGTCGCTTTCATCACATCACCGTCCGAGTGACAACCACAGTTTTCAGCGGCAGCTTGGCAGCCGCCAGCCGGAAGGCCTCACGTGCCACATCTTCGGAGACACCTTCCATTTCATAAAGCATACGGCCGGGCT
This window encodes:
- the rpsN gene encoding 30S ribosomal protein S14; protein product: MAKTSMLQRELKRTKTVAKYAAKRAELKAIIKDPSVDFEQRMEAVAKLQKLPRDASPSRQRNRCNLTGRPHGYYRKFGLGRNKLREAAMRGDVPGLVKSSW
- the secY gene encoding preprotein translocase subunit SecY, coding for MAAKGANAAALGGLGKVKELRQRLVFVLLALIVYRIGTFVPIPGIEPTALADFFSQNSGTFLDLANMFSGGALERFSVFALGIMPYISAAIVMQLMTHVVPSLEQLRKEGERGKRKITQYTRYGTVVLALFQAIGISFALDGQGVDLGHADGQTNLAFVFTTTITLVTGTLFLMWVGEQITERGVGNGISLIIFAGIVAGLPAAFAGTLELASTGQLSIPVVLLLVAMALAVTAFVVFAERGQRRITVNYAKRQQGRKLYAAQSSHLPLKLNMAGVIPPIFASSIILFPATLGSWFGRTEGMGWMANIANALAPGQPVYVAAYAAAIVFFCFFYTAIVFNARETADNLKKSGAFIPGIRPGEQTARYIDGVMSRLTTVGAIYITLVCLLPEFLILAWNVPFYFGGTSLLIIVVVVMDFMAQVQAHLMSHQYEGLMKKANLKGYGKTGLLR
- the rpsH gene encoding 30S ribosomal protein S8 — encoded protein: MSMSDPVADMLTRIRNGQQAGKVQVSMPASSLKAAIAQVMKDEGYIADFKVEEQEGNKRSLVVSLKYYDGKPVIAKLKRVSRPGLRVFRGKDEIPTVLGGLGVAIVSTSKGVMSDRAAREAGHGGEVLCTVE
- the rpmD gene encoding 50S ribosomal protein L30, whose product is MANANKVKVTLVRSLNGRLKNHQACARGLGLRRMHHTVEVLDTPENRGMINKISYMLKIEEA
- the rplF gene encoding 50S ribosomal protein L6, giving the protein MSRVAKKPIELPSGVDVNVNGQVLSIKGPKGQFEYRIHDDVEVQKDDKVLNFAPRGGNDAFYAMAGTMRAVVNNMVTGVSQGFERKLELVGVGYRAQAQGKVLNLALGYSHPINYEVPEGITVETPSQTEVVVKGADKQVVGQVAAEIRGFRPPEPYKGKGVKYAGEQIIRKEAKKK
- the rplN gene encoding 50S ribosomal protein L14, translating into MIQMQTVLDVADNSGARRIQCIKVLGGSHRRYAGIGDIIKVSVKDAIPRGKVKKGEVYNAVVVRTAKGVRRPDGSLIRFDGNAAVLLNNKLEPIGTRIFGPVTRELRTERFMKIISLAPEVL
- the rplO gene encoding 50S ribosomal protein L15, coding for MRLNTIKAAPGSRPNGKRPGRGIGSGLGKTGGRGHKGQKSRSGGFHKVGFEGGQMPLQRRLPKIGFTSRAAATRAEVRLNELAKVEADVIDLAARKAAHIVPAQTEKAKVIVSGSLEKAVTVKGLGVTKGARAAIEAAGGKVED
- the rpsE gene encoding 30S ribosomal protein S5, whose product is MANFDNSSNTDGLQEKLVAVNRVAKVVKGGRQFGFTALAVVGDGNGKVGFGYGKAREVPVAIQKAMEKARKNMCTVSLKEGTLQFPMTHRHGAAKVFMQPASEGTGIIAGGAMRAVFEVAGVRNVLAKCIGSRNPMNVVRATIGGLAAMASPESIAAKRGKKVEEITG
- the rplR gene encoding 50S ribosomal protein L18 → MDKKATRLRRARKARAKIRELGQHRLCVFRTPRHIYAQVIAPNGSEVVAAASTVEADVKKGLKATGNCDAATTVGKLIAERAKAKGVSAVAFDRSGFKYHGRLKALADAARESGLEF
- the rplE gene encoding 50S ribosomal protein L5, whose product is MARLKDYYRDTVVAQLMERFGYKSVMEVPRITKITLNMGLGEAVADKKIIDNAVGDMIKISGQKPVVTLARKSVAGFKIRDGWPIGCKVTLRRERMYEFLDRLINISIPRIRDFRGLNGKSFDGRGNYSMGVKEQIIFPEIDYDKIDALRGMDITVTTTAKTDEEARALLQAFNFPFKN
- the rplX gene encoding 50S ribosomal protein L24, translating into MNRIRKGDEVVVIAGKDKGRRGTVQRVMDNDKIVVQGINMVKKHQKPNPAQGVSGGIIEKEMPLNVSNVMLYNPATGKGDRVGFKILEDGRKVRYFKSNEEVVDA
- the rpmC gene encoding 50S ribosomal protein L29, whose amino-acid sequence is MKATELREKSVDELQGELLSKLEDQFKLRMQKAVGQVQSPSQIKSVRRDIARIKTVLNEKKRNG
- the rpsQ gene encoding 30S ribosomal protein S17, whose translation is MSEETKLERTVTGRVVSDKMDKTITVLVERRVRHPLYGKYVRRSTKLHAHDANNECKTGDTVMVRECRPMSKTKTWSLVKVVERASE